A genome region from Cyprinus carpio isolate SPL01 chromosome B23, ASM1834038v1, whole genome shotgun sequence includes the following:
- the LOC109073093 gene encoding uncharacterized protein LOC109073093 isoform X2 translates to MISDLPKVLILGAIAATSAFVVTILIVLVCVGCQRKSKSKHGQANGGAQRKDTAALRQSKLNSMSKSDTRLHDMHRLPCNANGAPKSRPASMDLLLLHTRRSTSDLRPSPGRQMPRVPSKNENEEREHTYSEVCRRSSPTCLPPDDGLYESVGIKGAGPDKAAPPAAPALTSTSTPSQHRAHSPTLSGNGRGGSRAGVNGVSQDEVTAEYASIRKVRKLERGRREEVVEDGEREHQSMSSSESSSSTLPRKTVEPFHLPNFPKEAVFMGNGEQYIWKPPEEDEMIMPGVPQLENGHSHPTAVEISDMYSTVCKTLKRRHQQGQSQEDSRPAASAASQEVDRGGAGWPSAGAAGEDLWGRSGPQEEPCYEPVGEKTWPRGLAQESDPAYATIDSHRKREKLASNTLKPKKKPVQAPGRAMTCENFYETIGDVKQGANAASTTTIFTFNDGMEMYVTGL, encoded by the exons AAAAAGCAAGAGCAAACATGGCCAAGCCAACGGAGGGGCTCAGAGAAAGGACACA gctGCTCTGCGCCAGTCCAAGCTGAACTCAATGAGTAAATCTGACACCCGCCTGCATGACATGCACAGGCTGCCCTGCAACGCAAAcg GCGCCCCCAAGAGCCGGCCGGCCAGCATGGATCTTCTGCTCCTGCATACCCGCCGCTCCACTTCTGACCTCCGTCCCAGCCCGGGCCGCCAGATGCCTCGTGTTCCCAGCAAAAATGAGAATGAGGAACGTGAGCACACCTACTCTGAAGTTTGCCGCCGCTCCTCTCCCACATGCCTCCCGCCAGACGACGGCCTGTACGAGAGTGTTGGGATCAAAGGGGCGGGGCCTGATAAAGCTGCCCCACCTGCTGCCCCTGCCCTGACATCAACCAGCACGCCCTCTCAGCACCGTGCCCACAGCCCGACGCTCAGTGGGAACGGCCGAGGTGGAAGCAGAGCAGGCGTGAACGGAGTGAGTCAAGATGAAGTGACGGCAGAGTACGCCTCCATACGGAAGGTGAGGAAGCTGGAGCGCGGCAGGAGGGAGGAAGTGGTGGAGGATGGAGAAAGGGAGCACCAGAGCATGTCCAGCAGCGAGTCCTCCAGCAGCACCTTGCCGAGGAAAACAGTGGAACCGTTTCACCTACCCAATTTCCCAAAG GAGGCGGTCTTCATGGGCAATGGAGAGCAGTACATTTGGAAACCACCAGAAGAGGATGAGATGATCATGCCAGGGGTTCCTCAGCTGGAGAACGGACACAGCCATCCCACCGCCGTGGAG aTCTCTGACATGTACTCTACCGTTTGTAAGACCCTGAAGAGGAGACACCAGCAGGGTCAAAGCCAGGAGGATAGCAGGCCAGCGGCCTCTGCTGCGTCCCAAGAGGTGGACCGGGGCGGTGCGGGCTGGCCTTCCGCCGGTGCTGCAGGGGAAGATCTGTGGGGGAGGAGTGGCCCCCAGGAGGAGCCCTGCTACGAGCCTGTGGGCGAGAAGACGTGGCCCCGGGGCCTGGCGCAAGAGTCAGACCCGGCCTACGCCACCATCGATTCCCACCGGAAACGGGAGAAGCTGGCCAGCAACACGCTGAAGCCTAAAAAGAAACCCGTGCAGGCTCCGGGCAGAGCCATGACCTGCGAGAACTTTTACGAGACTATCGGCGACGTGAAGCAGGGAGCAAACGCAGCGAGCACCACCACTATCTTTACATTTAACGACGGCATGGAAATGTACGTTACGGGGCTATAA
- the LOC109073093 gene encoding uncharacterized protein LOC109073093 isoform X1, translating to MISDLPKVLILGAIAATSAFVVTILIVLVCVGCQRKSKSKHGQANGGAQRKDTVSAKKAALRQSKLNSMSKSDTRLHDMHRLPCNANGAPKSRPASMDLLLLHTRRSTSDLRPSPGRQMPRVPSKNENEEREHTYSEVCRRSSPTCLPPDDGLYESVGIKGAGPDKAAPPAAPALTSTSTPSQHRAHSPTLSGNGRGGSRAGVNGVSQDEVTAEYASIRKVRKLERGRREEVVEDGEREHQSMSSSESSSSTLPRKTVEPFHLPNFPKEAVFMGNGEQYIWKPPEEDEMIMPGVPQLENGHSHPTAVEISDMYSTVCKTLKRRHQQGQSQEDSRPAASAASQEVDRGGAGWPSAGAAGEDLWGRSGPQEEPCYEPVGEKTWPRGLAQESDPAYATIDSHRKREKLASNTLKPKKKPVQAPGRAMTCENFYETIGDVKQGANAASTTTIFTFNDGMEMYVTGL from the exons AAAAAGCAAGAGCAAACATGGCCAAGCCAACGGAGGGGCTCAGAGAAAGGACACAGTGAGTGcaaaaaaa gctGCTCTGCGCCAGTCCAAGCTGAACTCAATGAGTAAATCTGACACCCGCCTGCATGACATGCACAGGCTGCCCTGCAACGCAAAcg GCGCCCCCAAGAGCCGGCCGGCCAGCATGGATCTTCTGCTCCTGCATACCCGCCGCTCCACTTCTGACCTCCGTCCCAGCCCGGGCCGCCAGATGCCTCGTGTTCCCAGCAAAAATGAGAATGAGGAACGTGAGCACACCTACTCTGAAGTTTGCCGCCGCTCCTCTCCCACATGCCTCCCGCCAGACGACGGCCTGTACGAGAGTGTTGGGATCAAAGGGGCGGGGCCTGATAAAGCTGCCCCACCTGCTGCCCCTGCCCTGACATCAACCAGCACGCCCTCTCAGCACCGTGCCCACAGCCCGACGCTCAGTGGGAACGGCCGAGGTGGAAGCAGAGCAGGCGTGAACGGAGTGAGTCAAGATGAAGTGACGGCAGAGTACGCCTCCATACGGAAGGTGAGGAAGCTGGAGCGCGGCAGGAGGGAGGAAGTGGTGGAGGATGGAGAAAGGGAGCACCAGAGCATGTCCAGCAGCGAGTCCTCCAGCAGCACCTTGCCGAGGAAAACAGTGGAACCGTTTCACCTACCCAATTTCCCAAAG GAGGCGGTCTTCATGGGCAATGGAGAGCAGTACATTTGGAAACCACCAGAAGAGGATGAGATGATCATGCCAGGGGTTCCTCAGCTGGAGAACGGACACAGCCATCCCACCGCCGTGGAG aTCTCTGACATGTACTCTACCGTTTGTAAGACCCTGAAGAGGAGACACCAGCAGGGTCAAAGCCAGGAGGATAGCAGGCCAGCGGCCTCTGCTGCGTCCCAAGAGGTGGACCGGGGCGGTGCGGGCTGGCCTTCCGCCGGTGCTGCAGGGGAAGATCTGTGGGGGAGGAGTGGCCCCCAGGAGGAGCCCTGCTACGAGCCTGTGGGCGAGAAGACGTGGCCCCGGGGCCTGGCGCAAGAGTCAGACCCGGCCTACGCCACCATCGATTCCCACCGGAAACGGGAGAAGCTGGCCAGCAACACGCTGAAGCCTAAAAAGAAACCCGTGCAGGCTCCGGGCAGAGCCATGACCTGCGAGAACTTTTACGAGACTATCGGCGACGTGAAGCAGGGAGCAAACGCAGCGAGCACCACCACTATCTTTACATTTAACGACGGCATGGAAATGTACGTTACGGGGCTATAA